The Gammaproteobacteria bacterium genomic sequence GCACCAACACCAGCAACTGCCACAGGGCGCGTGGATTGAGCACCGAAAACGGGCCCACCGTGCGATCCGGCATCAGCGGCAGCAACACCAGCGCACAGACCGCCAGCACCAGCCCGTCACGCAGCTCCTGCTCGCTCAGGACCTCGCTGGCCCAGCGATGCAGTTGCGTCCGCGCCAGCAGCAATCCGGTGACGACGACGCCCAGAGCCGCGGCCAGCGGCGCGCTTTTCATGGCCATCGCGCCGAGCATGACGGTCAGCAGCAGCGCGACTTCGGTGGTGATCCCCGGATCGTCCCCGGCGTCACGCTGGTAGGCGACGACCGCCAGTCCACCGATCACCACCAGAACCAGCAGCAAATGGATGCTGCCCGACGCGCCGGCGATGGCGCCGAGCAGACAGGACAAGGTGAAGGTGCGCAGGCCCGCGAAAGCACGATGCGCGCCTTGCCCCTTTCGACGTTCGCGTTCGATACCGATCATGGCGCCAACACCGACGGCCGTGGCATAGCCGACCAGTTCGGGCGCCATTGGCATCAAGGCATCAGCCCCAGTGCCTGCACGGTCGCAACTTCAGCCTTGCGTTCGCCGGGTTCGCCGCTCGCCAGGCCAAACCCGTTGGCATAGTCCCAGTGCGTCCAGGCGATACCACCGGATTCCAGCAGCTCACGCACATCGCGCAGCCAGGCGCTGCGATACCGTTCATTGACGTAATAGCGATACACACCGAATTCGCTGCACCAGATTTGCAGCTTGTGGCGACGCCCCCACTCCGCGACCTGCATGATCGGGGCGGCGAGCCTGTCCCGGTTCCAGCGCTCCTGCCCGTACCACTCGGCATGCGGCCTGGCGTCGGCTGTCAATGTATCCAGCACCGGCGCCACGGCTTCCGGCGAGGATGGATAGGGCAGATTGTGTAGCTGCCGCCACATCGACCAACCCCAGTTGGCACCCTGGTGCGTGAAATTGTGCGGCTCGTAAAAGTGGAAGCTGTAGACCAGATTCGGGTCGACCAGGGGCTGCAATTGCAGCAGGTCCTGCGCATCCGAGAAATGCGGGCCGGTCACGACCAGGGTGTGCCGCGGCGCCACTTCGCGCACCGCCGCAACCAACTGCACCATCAGTGACTGGACGATGGCCGCATCCTCGATCGTCGGTTCGTTGAGCAGCTCGAACACCAGGTCGTCCGGCGGAATCGCGGCCAGCGCCTTGGCCAGAACCTGCCACAGCGTCGCGAGTCTTTGCCGTGCGATCGAATCCACGGCAAGCCGTTGCTTGGAGGCATCGTCGAGCTGCAACGCCAGGACGAACATCAGGCCGGCGCGGTTGGCTTCGTCGATCGCACGGTGCAGTTCGGTGACCGCGGCGGCGTTCAAGCCGTCCTCGCTGCCGGGGTCGATGATCAGGCCTAGTTCGATCAGGCTGCGGACATGGCGCAGACCGAGTCCGCGAATCAGTGCATAGTCCTGCGCGCCGACATTCCACACTGGCGGTCCGTCGGTTGTGGCGGTGAAGGCATGCGCGAGATTGACACCGCGCGCGAGCCGCTCCACCAGCTGCGGATCGGGGCCGGTCGGCGCCGCCTCGCGTGAGCCGCAGCCCAGCAGCGGGAGCACCAGCAACAGGCTGATCAGTACTGCGCGACCCATGCCTGATCGATGTGCAGCCGCGCCTTGACGTTGGCGGCGAACTGGCGCGCTTCCTCGCGCGTGGCGAAGCGTCCGATACCGATGCGGTGCAGCACGCGACCGTCCACCGGCTGGGCAAAGCTGTGAGCGTCGAAGCCGCGATCCCGGAAATCTTCGGCTTCGAGCTTGGCCGATTCCGGGTCTGTCAGCGACAGCACGACCACGGTCCAGCCATGCGTGGCGAGTGAGCCGGAAGACGGCGACGCGGACGGTGCCGTCGAAGCCGGGGTCGGCGGCGCCCGGACAACGGGAGCAGGACGCGCAGCCGCCGGGGCCGGAGCTGCTGCGGGTGCCGGCAGTGACACCGACAGGCTGGCTGAGCCCAGATCGGCCTTGTTGAGCTTGCTGGCGAGAATCTGCTGGGTCGGCGTGTATCGCAGCGCCGCCGAACCCGGGCGCATGAATACGCATTCGCCGGGACGATCGATGCGGTCGCCGCCGCCGGCGGCGTACTGGAACTCGACGGCTCCGCGCAGCAGGCAGACCGTGTCTCCGGCCGTTTCCACGCCGATCCAGACATCGGCGCCATAGACCCGCACGCGCAGTTCTCCGGCATTGAGACGCAGGTCTTCGCCATTGCGCGGGTCGACGCGCAGCACGCCGCGATCGAGCACCAGGCGCACCACGGTCTTGCTGCCCGGCTGCGCATCCACCGAATGCACGCGCAGGCTGGCGTCCGCACCCAGCGAAAGGTAACCGCCGCCGGGGAAGACGAAGGCGGCGCGACCGTTGTCGCCGGTATTGACGCGGTCTCCGGCGCTGAGGCTGGCATTGGCGCTCAAGCTGCGGGTCTGGCCGTCATGCACGATATGCGCGGGCGGTCGCAGCTGCGCGCGATCCAGAACCGCGGTGTCGCCAGCCGTGGAACTTGCCGCGTGCAGACCGCCGATACCGACGAGGAGCGCCAGGCCCGAAAGGAGCGACCATTCTGGATACCTGTTTTGTACGCTACTGCTGTTCACCAAGTTTCTCGACATCGTTTCCCCCGAACCGATTTTCAAACCAAGCCCCCCTCACTTTGCTGCATGATGCACGGCTGACCGGAGCGCTGTCTCGAACGGCCACGCCACCGCACGAATCATCTGGACGCGCCACGGCGCAATCAGCACACTGCGCATCCGTCCGTGCGCGAGGCGAAAATTCACGTCGGTTCAGTGCAACCGACGGACCTGGACACTCATAACAAT encodes the following:
- a CDS encoding glycoside hydrolase family 5 protein, giving the protein MGRAVLISLLLVLPLLGCGSREAAPTGPDPQLVERLARGVNLAHAFTATTDGPPVWNVGAQDYALIRGLGLRHVRSLIELGLIIDPGSEDGLNAAAVTELHRAIDEANRAGLMFVLALQLDDASKQRLAVDSIARQRLATLWQVLAKALAAIPPDDLVFELLNEPTIEDAAIVQSLMVQLVAAVREVAPRHTLVVTGPHFSDAQDLLQLQPLVDPNLVYSFHFYEPHNFTHQGANWGWSMWRQLHNLPYPSSPEAVAPVLDTLTADARPHAEWYGQERWNRDRLAAPIMQVAEWGRRHKLQIWCSEFGVYRYYVNERYRSAWLRDVRELLESGGIAWTHWDYANGFGLASGEPGERKAEVATVQALGLMP
- a CDS encoding SPOR domain-containing protein → MNSSSVQNRYPEWSLLSGLALLVGIGGLHAASSTAGDTAVLDRAQLRPPAHIVHDGQTRSLSANASLSAGDRVNTGDNGRAAFVFPGGGYLSLGADASLRVHSVDAQPGSKTVVRLVLDRGVLRVDPRNGEDLRLNAGELRVRVYGADVWIGVETAGDTVCLLRGAVEFQYAAGGGDRIDRPGECVFMRPGSAALRYTPTQQILASKLNKADLGSASLSVSLPAPAAAPAPAAARPAPVVRAPPTPASTAPSASPSSGSLATHGWTVVVLSLTDPESAKLEAEDFRDRGFDAHSFAQPVDGRVLHRIGIGRFATREEARQFAANVKARLHIDQAWVAQY